The following are encoded in a window of Haliotis asinina isolate JCU_RB_2024 chromosome 14, JCU_Hal_asi_v2, whole genome shotgun sequence genomic DNA:
- the LOC137261116 gene encoding ligand of Numb protein X 2-like isoform X2 → MKDLTDTDMDELAKNYERVLLTPFGLLDKLLIVCPNVDYCEDVLQRSDLEAHLLHRCRGAVTRCIKASLGCTFQGPRSALQSHLWECPYKDQHAGQNPVVEGEVSTIEIQMDTHNASPGKHSQDLGISVVGGCDTPLVCTVIQEVIKGAVVDKDGRLLPGDQILEVNGEDLTQATHLQAVRALSECFPLCRLTVYRERAEESRPIEKEEILKITLVKVQTKQLGIRLVGKRNGPGVYILNLIPGSTAAYDGRLKPDDRLLEINCQDISYGTQEQAAHLIQTSQDRVQFVVSRKSRPQTPDLIRSTSSDTAKCSATFDCDSMENPMKAQCKERMISLAKDPSESLGVSVAGGLSSFRGDTPVYVTNINHKGCLGRSRQLKKGDLLLSIGGINLLGLTHSEAVKQLKVQSETKLLMMKVIEGPEDVEEGTQNFVPNWLFWLRLPRACQLLKTITLLRSPSGSLGFSIVGGCDSSHGQMPIFVKSIVPETSAAKDGRLKCGDMIMSVNEHSLQNIQHSKAVEILKLIDGAVTLTVVSWPGTLA, encoded by the exons ATGAAAGACTTGACAGATACGGACATGGACGAATTGGCGAAAAACTATGAACGGGTCCTGCTTACTCCGTTTGG ATTGCTGGACAAGTTGCTGATTGTGTGCCCCAATGTTGATTATTGTGAAGACGTGTTGCAACGCTCTGATCTTGAAGCTCACCTCCTTCACAG ATGTCGAGGTGCAGTGACACGGTGTATCAAGGCCAGTCTGGGATGCACGTTTCAGGGTCCACGTAGTGCCTTACAGAGCCACCTGTGGGAATGTCCATACAAGGACCAACATGCAG GTCAGAATCCAGTGGTGGAGGGGGAAGTGTCCACCATTGAGATCCAGATGGACACGCACAATGCCTCCCCTGGCAAACACAGTCAGGACCTGGGAATCAGTGTCGTTGGGGGATGTGATACGCCGTTG GTATGCACGGTGATACAGGAAGTCATCAAAGGTGCAGTGGTGGACAAAGATGGCCGACTGTTGCCAGGCGATCAGATTCTGGAG GTGAATGGCGAGGATCTGACACAAGCTACACACCTTCAGGCGGTGCGAGCATTGAGTGAGTGCTTCCCTCTGTGTCGGCTGACTGTGTACAGAGAGAGGGCGGAGGAGAGCAGGCCAATAGAGAAAGAGG aaatattgaagattACTTTGGTAAAGGTTCAGACAAAGCAGCTTGGTATTCGTCTGGTTGGAAAACG CAACGGTCCCGGTGTGTACATTCTGAACTTG ATCCCGGGTAGTACTGCAGCGTATGATGGCCGCCTGAAGCCGGACGACCGTCTGCTGGAGATCAACTGTCAGGACATCTCTTACGGCACGCAGGAACAGGCTGCCCATCTGATACAA ACTAGTCAAGATAGAGTGCAGTTTGTAGTTTCTCGGAAAAGTCGACCACAGACTCCGGATCTGATCCGATCTACCTCAAGCGACACTGCCAAGTGTAGTGCTACCTTTGACTGTGATAGCATGGAGAACCCGATGAAAGCCCAGTGCAAGGAACGCATGATCAGTCTCGCCAAG GACCCCTCTGAGAGTCTAGGTGTGAGTGTAGCTGGTGGTTTGTCCAGTTTCCGTGGTGACACGCCAGTGTATGTCACGAACATCAACCACAAGGGCTGCCTTGGGCGCAGCCGCCAACTCAAG AAAGGTGACCTGCTCCTGTCCATCGGCGGTATCAACCTGCTAGGGCTGACCCACAGCGAGGCGGTGAAGCAGCTCAAGGTCCAGTCAGAGACCAAGCTGCTCATGATGAAGGTGATCGAGGGGCCGGAGGATGTGGAGGAGGGGACACAGAACTTTGTCCCCAACTGGCTGTTCTGGCTTCGGTTACCCAG AGCGTGCCAGTTGCTGAAGACGATTACATTACTACGCAGTCCATCAGGGAGCTTGGGGTTCTCCATAGTTGGTGGCTGTGACAGTAGCCACGGACAGATGCCCATCTTTGTCAAGTCGATTGTTCCTGAGACCTCTGCAGCCAAggatgggaggttaaa ATGTGGTGACATGATCATGAGTGTCAACGAACACAGCTTACAgaacatacaacacagcaaggCTGTTGAAATTCTCAAGTTAATAGATGGCGCTGTGACGCTCACAGTCGTGTCATGGCCAGGAACTCTTGCTTAG